The Roseimicrobium gellanilyticum DNA segment GGCCATTGGCGCCGCAGGCGGGATGACGCTGGTGCAGACGCCGGACACTGCCGAGGGAGAAACCATGCCGCGTGCCGCGCTCGCTGCCTGCCCCACGGCACGTGCGCTTTCGTTGGAAGAGATTGCCACGGTTCTCAATACGGAAACCCTGTCGATGCCGAGATGACTTCTCCTGAGCCCATCAAGTTCCTGCTCGTGGATGACCTGGAGGCTAATCTCCAGGCGCTCACTGCATTGCTGAGACGTGATGGCCTCGCGCTCCTTACCGCGCGCTCCGGCCCGGAGGCGTTGGAACTGCTGCTCGTCCATGACATCGCGCTCGCCATTCTGGATGTGCAGATGCCGGGCATGGGCGGTTTCGAACTCGCAGAGGTCATGCGCAGTACGGATCGCACACGACAGATTCCCATCATTTTCCTCACCGCGGGCATCGTGGATTCGCAGCGGCGTATCCGTGGCTACGAGACGGGTGCTGTGGATTTCCTTGCCAAGCCCATCGAAGCACACAGCCTCATCAACAAGGCAAACACCTTCTATGATCTCGCACGCCAGAGGCAGGAACTCGCGCTGACGAATGCGAAGCTCGCACAGGCGGACCGTCTCAAGGATGAATTCCTCGCCATGCTCGCGCATGAGTTGCGCAATCCCCTGGCCCCGCTGCGCAATGCGGCAGAGATTCTGCAGACGGATGCCATCGCTGCGGAGGAGCGCGAGCACGCCCTGCACATTCTCTCCCGGCAGATTGAGAACATGACGCGCATGATTGATGACCTGCTGGATGTCTCACGCATCACGGAGGGAAAAATCGAACTGCGCAAGCAGCCGGTGAGTCTTGCTGCCGTGGTGCATGCCGCCACGAGCCTGATGCGTTCCGAATGTGCTGCGCGAAATCAGGAGCTCACAGTCACTCTCATGGACGAACCTGTGTTCCTGCTGGCGGACGCCACGCGGCTGGAACAGGTCTTCGGCAATCTGCTCACCAACGCCTGTAAATATGGCGGCGACGGCTGCCGCATCTCAGTGAGTGCGGAGCGTGCCGGGAGTGATGTCATCGTGCGCGTGGCGGACAATGGCACCGGTATTGAACCGGAACTGCTGCCCCGCATCTTTGACCTTTTCGTGCAGGCGAGCCGCACATTGGACCGAAGGCACGGTGGCCTGGGCATTGGCCTTACCTTGGTGCAGCGCATCTTGAAGCTGCACAGTGGCACCATTGAAGCCCAAAGTGAAGGCCTGGGGCATGGCGCGCAATTCATCGTGCGTCTGCCAGTGCTCACCACGCCTCCCGTGCCACGGACGAATTCCGTGAAACCTGCACCAGTCACGCTGGAGCCACCGAAGCGCATCCTCATCGTGGATGACAACACGGACTCCGCTCGCAGCCTTGCTATCTTGCAGAGCCGCCAGGGTCACGAGACGCGCACAGCCTTCTCCGGCACGGAGGCACTGGAAGTCGCCGCTGAGTTCAAACCCGAAATCGTGGTGCTTGACATCGGATTACCCGGCATGGATGGCTTCGAAGTGGCGAGGCAGATTCGCGCCTTGCCAGAGTTGTCCGATATCTTCCTCATCGCGATGACTGGCTATGGCAGTGCAGACAGCCGCGCCGAAGGGCGCAAGGCGGGCTTCGACGCGTTTTTGGTGAAGCCGATTGACCTGCAGGAATTGCGTTCGCTGATGCGAACGGGGAGGCGGGAGTGAAAAAGGAATATCAAACCCTGCCTGACAGCGTGCGTGGGTGAGCAAACGTCTCTCACTCATGTTGCGTGATGCTCGTGGAGGGCGTTACTCCTCTATCTCGCTTAGATCCTTCTCCGCGGGTCCCGACATCACCTTGCCATCGCCGCTGAAGCGGGAACCGTGGCAGGGGCAGTCCCAGGTTTGCTCGGCATCATTCCAGTGCACGATGCAGCCGAGATGCGGGCACACGGGGGAGAGCAGGGTCACTTCTCCATCTTCGTTGCGGTAGGCGGCCACACGCTTTCCATGATGACGGATGATCTTCCCTGCGTGGCATGGCAATGCGTTCACATCACCGGCTTCTGTTCCCTTGGCCCAGTCCCTGGCCATGTAGTAGGGATAGGAGGCATTCTCCTTCGCGTAGTCCCAGGCGCTGGTGAGCGCCTTTCGATGCGGGTCGAAAAGTTCTGTCCACGGGTTCTTCTTTCCTGAGGCGTAGTCGGACGCCATCATGGCTGCGAGCGTGCCAAACGTGAGCCCATTGCCGGAGAACCCCGTGGCGAGGAACTGGCCATCGCCCGCTTCACCGATGAAGGGCAGGCCATCCAGTGTTTCGATCACCTGGCCGGACCAGCGATGGTTGACCTTCGCGTCTGGCACCAGAGCCATGAGATCGCGCGTGAGTTCGTTGTAGCACTTCTCCGTATCAGGCTCCTGGCCTGTCTTGTGGTCCTTGCCTCCGTACACAATCACGTCTCCTTCAGCATTCCGGTCCACGCGCAAGTAGTTGAACGGCTCTGCCGTGTCTGACCAGATAATCTCCGGCAGGCTGCCAAAGGGTGCCGTGGCCTCAAGGGCATACGTGGAGTACGCGTAGAGCTTTGTCTGCAGAAGCAGCGCACTCAGGGTGCCCACGTTTCCCTGCAATGGCATGTGTGTGGCAATGATCACATGGTCATAAGTGATGGAGTAGTCTCCGATCACGGCTCGCGCGGGTTCTTCTTCAAAGGAGTCCACGCTTGAGTTCTCAAAGATTTGCACGCCTGTGTTTGCAGCCTGCACAGCGAGTGCGCGCAGGTATTTGATGGGATGAAACTTGGCTTGGTTCGCAAAGCGGATGCCGGCCCTTCCCAATGGTGGTATGGAGTCCAGATAGGCCACATCGAAGCCATGCCGCGCGGCGAGTTCGGCCTCCTGGCGGAGTTTGTCCTGCTCCTCCTCGCGGTCTTTGGTGTTGGCCGCTTCCGCGAGATAGCCGGGCACCAGCTTGAATTCACAATCGATCTGATGCCTCTCCACCAGCTTGCGAATCTGGTCGATGGCATGAGCGCCCGCATCCCACGACGCAAGGGCATGCTCTTCATCAAAGTCGGATGCGAGGTCAGAAAGCCGCGTGTCTGTCATGTATGTGAGATGTGCCGTGGTGTGGCCCGTCTCGGCTCCGCCGATGGAATACTTCTCCACCAGCGCCACGGTCTTTCCGGTATCACGAATCAAAAGCGCAGCTGTCACTCCCGTGATGCCGCCACCGACCACGAGCACATCCACCTTCAGATCGCTGGTGAGTTTTGGGTAGGAGGTCTTTCCCGGAAGCGCGAGCCAGTAGGATTCAGATTTCATGGCGAGAAATGGGTTCATGGTTGCATCGCGCATGTGAATGCGCCCGGATGCGGGTGGCAGGCATCGCGCGAGGTGTTGCGACGGTGCCTTTCTCACGCAGATGCCCTGCGCAGGCGGAGGCGCGAAGAATGCCGGATGTCTGCATGCAGGTGATGCTTCATCTGTTGGAGAGCCACACGGCTGGCGTCACGCGTTTCAGAGGCCACGCAGTCGTGCGGTACGATGAGACTGTAGTCCCGCATATAGGCATCATTGGCGGTGTAGAGCACACAGATGTCCGCGGCGAATCCGGTGAGCACCAGAGTTTTCACGCCGAGGTGCTTGAGCAGGATCTCAAGACTCGTGGAGAAGAAGCCGGAGTGCTTCGGTTTCAGGACAAAGTAGTCCTCCGGCTCGGGAAGGAGCAGCCGCACCATGGCGGCGCCCGGAGCGCCGTCCTGCAGGCAGTGCCGCACCTGTCCACGGAAGTCGGACTGCCAGCGTCCGAAGTTGTCATTCACATAGATGACAGGAACGCCGGACTTCCGGATGCGTTTCTTCAGCGCAGCGATGCGACGTGCCGCGGGTAATGCGTGATGCAGGAGCTTCGGGCCATTCGGGAAGTCGAGGTCATTGATTACGTCAATGAGCAGAAGCGCTACCGAAGCCTTCTCCGGCGAGCCGCCCTGGAGCGATCCGGCAGCCTTCTTCGTGGCCATGATGGAAGGGCTTTACTTGGAGATCTGCTCCGTGCGTGGAGCGCCCAGACTATCTAGCAAGCTGCCGGGATCAGCGCCGCCGTCGCATACATGACCGTCGGCAATGCATCGGGTGAGGGCAGCGCTGAATCCGTGGAGATGCCGCACCTTGATGGGGCACAGAAGCCTGCGAGCCCAAAAGCCCAGTAGTTTGTTCTTATCCCGCTCCAGCTCAGAGGCCAGCTTATCCACATCATAGGATTCGTTGTACACGGGCAGGCCTCCCACCTCCACTGAGTAGCGGATGATGACAGGAGTGTCCGAGGGCACCGGTTCCGTGGCTGTGAACAAGCTGACGTCTGGCATGGTGCGGGATGTTGGAAGTTTCTTTCCTGCTTGCTCAGCTCTCGTCCGAAGCGGCTGCCGTGCTGTTGGCCTCGACATTGATGGAGCTCTCGGCGAGTTCGGTGAGCTTCTTGTCCGTGACCTCTTCTTCCGCGAGCGTCTGCTTCAGCACTTCAGAAATGCCGTCCAAGCCAAGCTGCTCTGCGAAAGCGATGGCGGTGCCGTAGGCGGCGATTTCATAGTGCTCCACGCGCTGAGCGGCGGAGACGAGGAGAGCATCAATCACCGCGGGCTCGCCATCCTCCTCCAGAAGTTTGCTGCCTTCCTCAATGAGGCCCTCCATGCCCTTGCACTTTTCGCCGCGGCTGGAGGCTTCCAGTTCCTTGAAGATGCCTTCCAGCCGATTCACGTGTTCCTCGGTTTCCTCGAGGTGTTGTTCGAAGCCTGCTGACAGGTCGGGATTGGATGCTGCTTTTGCCATCTTGGGCAGGGCTTTGGTGAGCTGTTTTTCGGCGCTGTAAATATCCTTCAGCTCATGCAGGAGAGCGTCGTGTAAAGATTGAAGTTTCATACAGTAAAGCATCGGTGCGGGGCAGGGCGAAAGAGGCGTATTTCTGACGCCTGAGGAAGATGTCATCCCGCCACCCGATGATTATTTGTTGGAGGGGGCTGGAATGCCTGCTGGAGCAGCGCTGCGCCTAGCGTTGCGCTCAGGCTTTGAGCCTTTCGGCGTCCCCACAATTTAATACACTTCGGAGGGGGATTCGGGAGGTGCAGATGGCCGCGAGCGAGAACGTGATGCAGTCCAGCTGCTCAGGTCGGTGCGCGTCACTGCCCAGGGAGATGAGGGTGCCTTCCTGTTTGGCGATTTTCAGGAGATTTGGCAGCAGGTCCTGACGCTCTGCATCACCATCCAGCTCCACCGCCTTCCCCAGTTTGCCGCTTCCGCAAAGACGCGATGTCAGTCTGCCTTGAATACCGGAGCCGCGCCCGGGCGTCAGGCTGCCACCTTGGTGCTTTCGGCAGATGGCACGGCATCGGGAAGTTGAGGTGTGTCCGTCACAGATTCCGGCTGGCGTGTGCTCACGCCAAGCCTCTCATACACGTGGCAGTGGCCGGTCACTCCACGATAGACCAACGCTCCTGCAGCAGCCATCATGAGCAGACGGCCCAGTCCGTGGCCAAATAAAGAACCGACGAGGATTCCGGCGCCGGCGGCGATAGAGCCATAGCGTTCCTTATCATTGACGTTGTGCTTCAGTTCTTCTCCGAGAGCGGAAACTTCGGGGACGGCGGCGAATGGTTGGTAGGTCAGGGACATGACAACGGTTCGCTGGTGTTTCGATGTTTGGTTGTCCCCTTGCAAATCAAGGTGGCCAGACTGGATGACGTATGGGCTGCAGGGCTCGCATGAAAGTCCCCAAGTCGCTCTTCTCTTCAGCAGTTAGCTCGAGTTGAAGCACCAGATTGAAGAACTCCACGGTGTCTTGAAGCGTGAGGCGCTGTCCATCGATGACGTCTTTGTCGATGGCCGTGGTTGTGCTCCGCGAAGCAGGCGCCCGAGTCCCATGTCATCCGCGCCCTGATAGCGGGACGGCATCCGGCAGGTGCATGGCTTCTGGTTCTCTTCGCTCTTAAGAAGAAACGAAAAAACGGCGGCCGCACACCTGCGGTCGCCGCTCTCGCTGAGTAAATGGTGGAAGCGTCAGCTTCTTGGGAGCCAGCTCACTTCGCTGCTGCCGGCTGGTGCGCCGTCTTCAGGTGCTCACCCAGCAGGTCACGGCCAAAGTCGCCGTCGAAGTCGCGCCAGACCACGTGGATGTGATTGGCGTTGTTCTGGGTGTTGTCATACTCCAACAGGAAGGTCTTGCCTTGCACGCGGTAATAGTGGGGCTCGCCCTTTTCCTTGCCACCCGCCCAGGCGAAGAAGACCGGGCCGCTGGCTTTGATTTCCTTCCAGGTCTCCTCGGCCACATCCGGGCGGGTGCGGAAGAGGTGGGCCTTGATGAGCTTTTCCAGCAGGGCCTTCTGGTTGTCCTTCAGTTCGGTCTCGCTCAGGCCATCCGGGGTGAGGGGCTTTACCTCGCGCTGCGCTTCGGTGAGGATGTCCTTGTAGGCCTCCTGGCTCACGAGGGATTTCTTGAACTGGGCTTCGTCGAGGGACTTCACCATTTCGCGGCCAAGGTCTTCCTCGGCACCGAGGACGCGCAGACCGGCGCGCGGGCCCTCACGGACCTCGCCGGGGTTCGAGCCATAGAAAGCCGGGGTCACACGCAGCAGTTCACCATCCTTCACGGTGAAGTTCAGGGAGAGGTGGTGCCCTTCGAAGCGCCAGCCCCACGTGCCCTTCAGCGAGGGTTCGCCAAAGATGCTCACGAAGTAGCGCTCCGGATCACGGCGCACACGCACGGCGTCACGCTTGGCGGGGTCCGCACCTTCGATGGTGTAGAGTACCTCTTCCAGGGACATGATGGTGGTGGCCCTCAGGTAGCCGGCACTGCTCAGACCGGTATTCAACAGAGCATGGGCGAGGAGGCGCTGCTCCTGGGTCATTTCCTTGAGGGGGAGGCCGAGGCGTTCCTTCGGAATGAAGTGCCAGTTCAGCCTCTCATCGTTGTCAAAAGTGAAGACGGCCTTGGCCTTCGCTTCGGCGGGCAGGGCGCTCAGGAGCGCGTTGGCAGTGTCCACCATCTGCTGGGCTCCATCGTGGGCTTGGAGGCGGAGCGGTTGGAGAGTGACCGCGGCGGCGCAGAGGGCGGCAGCAAGGATAGGCAAATGGCGTAGTCGTGAATACATGGTAGACGTATCTGATATGAATAGGGAGTGAGAGCGAACGCGTTCAGCCCCTGCGGTATCTCAAGAATTCGTAAAAAAGGCGGGCAGTATTGACACTGAATTGCCGCTCAGGGTAATCTCGCCTTCCTGACGGGTATTTGCCCCGAAAAATCCACGCACAGCCACGGTTTTACATGTATTCCAACGAAGACTTTTTGCTCGAACTGCTCCGCGAGGCGGGAATGGTCACCGAGCAGGACCTAGAACACGTCCACAAGACCAAAAAGCCCCAGGAAACGCTGATTGAGGGCCTCATTAAATCCGGGGTGGTGAGCGAGGAAGACGTGGCAAGGACCATGGCCGTGAATTCCGGCATGGAATTTGTGGATCTTACTGGCTACGTGCCGCCCGCCGACCTCAAGATGGTGGTGCCGGAGGAAACAGCCCGCCGCTACCGTGTGGTGCCGCTCGGTTTTGAGCATGGCCGCATGCAGGTGGCCATCAGCGACCCGAACAATTTTGAGACTCTGGATGCCCTGCCGCACGTGCTGAAAGCGGAGATTGACTTCGTCTGCGCGACGCCGGAGAACATCCGCACCCTTCTTTCCGCCATCTACGGGAATGAAGGGGACATGGCGTCGACCATTGTGAAGGGGGTGGAGGGCGGTGGCACGGATGCCGAGGCCCCCATCATCCGCCTGGTGACGAACACGCTGATGGAGGCCTTCAAGGCGCGGTCCTCGGATATTCACATCGAGCCGATGGAGAAGGATCTCCGCATCCGCTATCGCATTGACGGTGTGCTGCATGACGTGGAGCACCATCCCAAGAAGCTGCACAGCTCCATCATTGCCCGTCTCAAGATCATGACGGGTACGATGAGCATCGACGAGAAGCGCATCCCGCAGGACGGCCGTATCCAGATGAAGTTCCAGGACAAGGAACTGGACCTGCGCGTGAGCATCGTGCCGACCAGCAATGGTGAGAGCGTGGTCATGCGTATTCTGGACAAGAGCTCGCTGCGCCTCGGCCTGAGCGACCTGGGCTTCCTGTCCGATGACCAGGAAACCTTTGAGAAGCTCATTACCCTTCCAGACGGCATCATCCTGGTGACCGGTCCCACCGGCTCAGGCAAGACGACGACGCTCTACGCGTGCCTGAACTACATCAACCGTCCTGACCGCAAGATCATCACCGTGGAAGACCCGGTGGAATATGAGCTTCCGGGCATCAACCAGGTGATGGTGAAGGAGGACATTGGCATGACCTTCGCCGCCGCCCTGCGAGCCATGCTGCGCCAGGCGCCGAACATCATCATGATTGGTGAGATTCGAGACATGGAGACGGCGAGCATCGCCATCAACGCTTCGCTCACGGGTCACCTTGTGTTCAGCACGCTGCACACGAATGACGCGCCCAGCGCCGTTTCGCGTCTCACGGACATCGGCATCAAGCCCTTCCTCATCGCTTCCGCCGTACGAGCGATCGAGGCCCAGCGTCTCGTGCGCAAACTGTGCCCCGACTGCAAGAAGGAAGGTGCGCTTTCTGAATCGGAGTTGCGCAAGCTGGGGCTGGATGCCACCCAGGTTTATGGCGCCA contains these protein-coding regions:
- a CDS encoding response regulator, with the translated sequence MTSPEPIKFLLVDDLEANLQALTALLRRDGLALLTARSGPEALELLLVHDIALAILDVQMPGMGGFELAEVMRSTDRTRQIPIIFLTAGIVDSQRRIRGYETGAVDFLAKPIEAHSLINKANTFYDLARQRQELALTNAKLAQADRLKDEFLAMLAHELRNPLAPLRNAAEILQTDAIAAEEREHALHILSRQIENMTRMIDDLLDVSRITEGKIELRKQPVSLAAVVHAATSLMRSECAARNQELTVTLMDEPVFLLADATRLEQVFGNLLTNACKYGGDGCRISVSAERAGSDVIVRVADNGTGIEPELLPRIFDLFVQASRTLDRRHGGLGIGLTLVQRILKLHSGTIEAQSEGLGHGAQFIVRLPVLTTPPVPRTNSVKPAPVTLEPPKRILIVDDNTDSARSLAILQSRQGHETRTAFSGTEALEVAAEFKPEIVVLDIGLPGMDGFEVARQIRALPELSDIFLIAMTGYGSADSRAEGRKAGFDAFLVKPIDLQELRSLMRTGRRE
- a CDS encoding FAD-dependent oxidoreductase, yielding MKSESYWLALPGKTSYPKLTSDLKVDVLVVGGGITGVTAALLIRDTGKTVALVEKYSIGGAETGHTTAHLTYMTDTRLSDLASDFDEEHALASWDAGAHAIDQIRKLVERHQIDCEFKLVPGYLAEAANTKDREEEQDKLRQEAELAARHGFDVAYLDSIPPLGRAGIRFANQAKFHPIKYLRALAVQAANTGVQIFENSSVDSFEEEPARAVIGDYSITYDHVIIATHMPLQGNVGTLSALLLQTKLYAYSTYALEATAPFGSLPEIIWSDTAEPFNYLRVDRNAEGDVIVYGGKDHKTGQEPDTEKCYNELTRDLMALVPDAKVNHRWSGQVIETLDGLPFIGEAGDGQFLATGFSGNGLTFGTLAAMMASDYASGKKNPWTELFDPHRKALTSAWDYAKENASYPYYMARDWAKGTEAGDVNALPCHAGKIIRHHGKRVAAYRNEDGEVTLLSPVCPHLGCIVHWNDAEQTWDCPCHGSRFSGDGKVMSGPAEKDLSEIEE
- a CDS encoding cysteine hydrolase family protein, with the protein product MATKKAAGSLQGGSPEKASVALLLIDVINDLDFPNGPKLLHHALPAARRIAALKKRIRKSGVPVIYVNDNFGRWQSDFRGQVRHCLQDGAPGAAMVRLLLPEPEDYFVLKPKHSGFFSTSLEILLKHLGVKTLVLTGFAADICVLYTANDAYMRDYSLIVPHDCVASETRDASRVALQQMKHHLHADIRHSSRLRLRRASA
- a CDS encoding ferritin-like domain-containing protein, with protein sequence MKLQSLHDALLHELKDIYSAEKQLTKALPKMAKAASNPDLSAGFEQHLEETEEHVNRLEGIFKELEASSRGEKCKGMEGLIEEGSKLLEEDGEPAVIDALLVSAAQRVEHYEIAAYGTAIAFAEQLGLDGISEVLKQTLAEEEVTDKKLTELAESSINVEANSTAAASDES
- a CDS encoding YgaP family membrane protein, with product MSLTYQPFAAVPEVSALGEELKHNVNDKERYGSIAAGAGILVGSLFGHGLGRLLMMAAAGALVYRGVTGHCHVYERLGVSTRQPESVTDTPQLPDAVPSAESTKVAA
- a CDS encoding DUF3500 domain-containing protein, with the protein product MYSRLRHLPILAAALCAAAVTLQPLRLQAHDGAQQMVDTANALLSALPAEAKAKAVFTFDNDERLNWHFIPKERLGLPLKEMTQEQRLLAHALLNTGLSSAGYLRATTIMSLEEVLYTIEGADPAKRDAVRVRRDPERYFVSIFGEPSLKGTWGWRFEGHHLSLNFTVKDGELLRVTPAFYGSNPGEVREGPRAGLRVLGAEEDLGREMVKSLDEAQFKKSLVSQEAYKDILTEAQREVKPLTPDGLSETELKDNQKALLEKLIKAHLFRTRPDVAEETWKEIKASGPVFFAWAGGKEKGEPHYYRVQGKTFLLEYDNTQNNANHIHVVWRDFDGDFGRDLLGEHLKTAHQPAAAK
- a CDS encoding GspE/PulE family protein → MYSNEDFLLELLREAGMVTEQDLEHVHKTKKPQETLIEGLIKSGVVSEEDVARTMAVNSGMEFVDLTGYVPPADLKMVVPEETARRYRVVPLGFEHGRMQVAISDPNNFETLDALPHVLKAEIDFVCATPENIRTLLSAIYGNEGDMASTIVKGVEGGGTDAEAPIIRLVTNTLMEAFKARSSDIHIEPMEKDLRIRYRIDGVLHDVEHHPKKLHSSIIARLKIMTGTMSIDEKRIPQDGRIQMKFQDKELDLRVSIVPTSNGESVVMRILDKSSLRLGLSDLGFLSDDQETFEKLITLPDGIILVTGPTGSGKTTTLYACLNYINRPDRKIITVEDPVEYELPGINQVMVKEDIGMTFAAALRAMLRQAPNIIMIGEIRDMETASIAINASLTGHLVFSTLHTNDAPSAVSRLTDIGIKPFLIASAVRAIEAQRLVRKLCPDCKKEGALSESELRKLGLDATQVYGATIMVPEGCPKCRGNGYRGRLSIIEIFKMDDEVRGMINQSLSSPQLRKRARELGMRTLREDGVRKVLAGMTTAEEVIEETMSDAS